From the genome of Chroicocephalus ridibundus chromosome 1, bChrRid1.1, whole genome shotgun sequence, one region includes:
- the PMCH gene encoding pro-MCH: MCISSYMLILSLSLFSQGFLLSVSKSLQKVEDKDMLLTTLNLGKTPRNGDRTLNRGAIPFLKRYKTEDSSVLDEDDDRNRMFLGTGSRQDFLNRVMPINLGRKQLPYLALKGPMAFPADTEIQNIESIQERETADEENSAKFPIGRRDFDMLRCMLGRVYRPCWQV; this comes from the exons ATGTGTATCTCATCATACATGTTaatactctctctctctcttttttctcaaGGTTTTCTACTCTCAGTTTCAAAATCTCTGCAAAAGGTAGAAGATAAAGATATGCTGCTAACCACACTAAATCTAGGAAAAACTCCTCGAAATGGAGACAGAACTTTGAACAGAGGAGCTATACCTTTCCTGAAGCGTTATAAGACTGAAGACAGCAGTGTTTTGGATGAAGATGATGACAGAAACAGGATGTTTTTG GGCACAGGCTCCAGACAGGATTTCTTAAATCGTGTTATGCCAATCAACTTAGGTAGAAAGCAACTACCTTATCTTGCACTGAAGGGACCCATGGCTTTTCCAGCTGacactgaaattcaaaatattgAATCAATACAGGAAAGAGAGACTGCGGATGAAGAAAATTCAGCTAAATTCCCTATAGGAAGAAGAGATTTTGACA tgctCAGATGTATGCTGGGAAGAGTCTATCGACCTTGTTGGCAAGTCTGA